GAACACAAGCTGGGCATCAAGGCGAGCCCCACGGCGGTGCTGCAGTTCGGCGACCATGGCGGTGCGATCGGCACGCTGGTGGGCGAGGAAAACCGTGGCCTCGAGTACATGTTCATCATGATGAACTCGGCGCGCTTCTCGGTCGGCATGCAGGGCATCGCGGTGTCCGAGCGTGCGTACCAGCAGGCAGTAGCGTACGCGCGCGAGCGCGTGCAGAGCCGCCCGGTGGACGGGTCCGCGCGCGAGGCGGTGACGATCATCCACCATCCCGACGTCAAGCGCATGCTGATGACCATGCGCGCGCTGACCGAAGGCGCGCGCGCGGTGGCGTACGTGGCCGCGGCCGCCAGCGACGCGGCGCACCAGCATCCCGACGAAGCCGTGCGCAGGCAGAGCCAGGCGTTCTACGAGTTCATGGTCCCGGTGGTGAAGGGCTGGAGCACCGAGCTGTCGATCGATGTCACCAGCCTCGGCGTGCAGGTGCACGGCGGCATGGGCTTTATCGAGGAAACCGGCGCGGCGCAGCACTACCGCGACGCGCGCATCCTGCCGATCTACGAGGGCACCACGGCGATCCAGGCCAACGACCTGGTCGGCCGCAAGACCGTGCGCGACGGCGGCGCCGTCGCCCGCGCGATCTGCGCGCAGATCGCCGAGACCGAGGCCGCGCTGGGCCGGCACGGCGGCGCCGCCTTCACCGCGGTGCAGGCGCAACTGGCCAGGGGCCGCGCCGCGCTGGAAGCCGTGGTGGAATTCGTCGTCGCCAATGCCAAGTCGGACCCGAATGCCGTGTTTGCCGGCAGCGTGCCTTACCTGAAGCTGTGCGGCATCGTGTTCTCCGGCTGGCAGTTCGGCCGCGCCATGCTGGCCGCTGACGCGAAACGGGCGGACGATCCGGCCTTCCACGAAGCCAAGATCGCGACCGCGCATTTCTTTGCCGAGCACATCCTGTCGCAGGCATCGGGACTGCGCGATGCCGTGGTCAGCGGCGGGGCGCCGGTCAATGCGTTGAGCGCCGAGCAGTTCTGAGCGTTACGCGCGCAGGCGCATCGAAAAAAGGGCGACCCGCAAGGTCGCCCTTTTTGCTGGCGGGTCCGGCTTGTATCAGGCGGCCGCCGGGCGCGGCGCCAGGTGATGGCGCGCTGGCTTCAGGTAGCGGCTGACCGAGAGGTCGTCGGCGCGGATCGCGGGGGACTTGCCCGACACCAGGTCCGACAGCAGCTTGCCCGAGCCGCATGCCATGGTCCAGCCGAGCGTGCCGTGGCCAGTGTTCAGCCACAGGCCGCGCACCTGGGTCGGGCCGACGATGGGCGTGCCGTCCGGCGTCATGGGGCGCAGGCCGGTCCAGAAGGTGGCCTGGCTGACATCGCCGGCGCCCGGGAACAGGTCGGTCACCACATGCTCGAGCGTGCGGCGCTTGGCCGGGTCGAGGCTGCGGTCATAGCCGACGATCTGCGCCATGCCGCCGACGCGGATGCGGTCGTCGAAACGTGTCAGGGCTACCTTGTAGGTTTCGTCCAGCACCGTCGATACCGGCCCGCGCGAGGCATCGGTCAGCGGCACCGTGATCGAGAAGCCCTTGAGCGGATAGACCGGCAGGTTGGACATGCCGCGCAGGAACGGCTTGACCAGCTGCGTCGACCAGCTGCCCAGCGCCACCACCACCAGGTCGGCCGACATCGGCTCGCCATCGACCACGGCCCCGGTGACGGCATCGCCCTGGCTCATCAGGCCGTCGATCGAGCGGTTGTACAGGAAGCGGACGCCAAGCGTGCTGGCCATGTTGGCCAGGCGTTGCGTGAACAGCGCGCAGTCGCCGGTTTCGTCATTGGGAAGGCGCAGGCCGCCGGCCAGCTTGTGGCGGACGGCGGCCAGCGCCGGTTCGCTCGCGGCGAGTTCTTCGCGCGAAAGCAACTGGTAGGGAACCCCGGCCTGTTCCAGCACCGCGATGTCCTTGGCCGCGCCGTGCAGCTGCTCGTCGGTGCGGAACACCTGCAGCGTGCCTTGCTGGCGGCCTTCATAGGCAATGCCTGTTTCCGCGCGCAGCGCGCGGATGCAGTCGCGGCTGTACTCGGCCAGCCGCACCATGCGCTCCTTGTTGACGGCATAGCGCCCGGCGCTGCAGTTCAGCAGCATCTGCCACATCCATTGCAGCTGGAACAGCGTGCCGTCCGGACGGATGCTGAGCGGCGCGTGTTCCTGGAACATCCACTTGATCGCCTTGAGCGGCACGCCGGGCGCGGCCCACGGCGACGCGTAGCCGGGCGAGATCTGGCCCGCATTGGCAAAGCTGGTGCCGAGCGCGGGTCCGGCCTCGCGGTCGACCACGGTCACTTCATGGCCGGCCTTGGCCAGGTACCACGCACTGGTGACGCCAATCACGCCACTGCCAAGTACGAGAACGCGCATTTCGGGGGCTCCAACTGCGATGACTACGGTATAGAGGATTTGTCTCTATACTATTGAATGCATACCAGTCATAGTTACCGAATTTCTCAGGAAAACAGGAAAAACTCATGAGAACGAGTCGCCAGCCCCAGCGCACGCTCGACCGGCTCGACCGCAAGATCCTGACCGCGCTGCAGAGCGACGGCAGGATGTCGATGAAAGACCTGGCCGAGGCGGTCGGGCTGACCATCACGCCGTGCATCGAGCGCGTCAAGCGCCTGGAGCGCGATGGTGTCATCATGGGCTACTACGCACGGCTGAACCCGGCACTGCTGGGCAGCGCGCTGCTGGTGTTCGTCGAGATCTCGCTGGGAAACAAGTCGGGCAATATGTTCGAGCAATTCCGCCGCGAGGTGCTGCGCATTCCGGAAGTGCTCGAATGCCACTTGGTGTCGGGCGATTTCGACTATCTGATCAAGGCGCGCATCCGCGAGATCGGCGAGTACCGCCGGCTGCTGGGCGACATCCTGCTGCAGCTGCCGGGCGCGGCGCAGTCGAAGAGCTATGTGGTGATGGAAGAGATCAAGGAGACACTGGCCATCTCGGTCGAGGAGAAGAGCCAGGCCGCGTAACGAAGGCCAGCATGGAGCGCCCCCCGCCAAAACCCAAATCCCCCGCCAGACCCGCCGCCAGCGCGACGCGGCGCGAGGCCGATCCCGACGCCCAGGCGCCGCAGGCCGGCGCGCGCCCGCCCGTGGCGCGCAAGGGCCGCGGTGCCGTCAGCAACCTGCAGGGGCGTTTCGAGCGCGACCAGCGCGAAGCGTTCGACGACGGCTGGGGCCCTGCCCCGGAAGACATCGCCCGGGCAGCCGATGCCGCGCCGGCCGGGGACGACGCTCCGCTGCCGCCGCTGCGCACCGAGGTCCATGTCGAGCGCGCCCGTTCCGTGCTGACGCGCAATGCGTCGCCGGATGTGCCGTTCGATGTATCGCTCAATCCCTACCGCGGCTGCGAGCATGGCTGCATCTATTGCTTCGCCCGGCCGACGCACGCCTACCTGGACTTGTCGCCGGGGCTGGATTTCGAGACCCAGCTCTATGCCAAGACCAATGCCGCCGAGCGCCTGCGCGAGACGCTGGCGCGGCCGTCGTACCGCTGCGAGACCATTGCGCTGGGCGTCAACACGGATGCGTACCAGCCGATCGAGCGTGAACAGCGCATCACGCGCCGCCTGCTGGAAGTGCTGCACGACTGCGATCACCCGGTGGCGCTGATTACCAAGTCTTCACTGATCGAGCGCGATATCGACCTGCTCGCGCCGATGGCGGCCAAGCGGCTGGCGGTGGCGGCGCTCACCATCACCACGCTCGACGCCGGCATTGCGCGCACGCTCGAGCCGCGCGCGGCGACGCCGTCGCGGCGGCTGCGCACCATCCGCACGCTGACCGATGCCGGCATCCCGGTGGGGGTCAGCATCGCGCCGGTGATCCCCTTCATCACCGAACCTGACCTGGAGCGCGTGCTGGAAGCGGCGCGCGAGGCGGGCGCCGTGTATGCGAACTACATTGTGCTGCGGCTGCCGTGGGAAGTGCGGCCGCTGTTCGAGGAATGGCTGCAGGCGCACTTCCCGGATCGCGCCGAACGCGTCATGAACCGCGTGCGCGACATGCGCGAAGGCAAAGCCTACGATGCCAGCTTTGCCACGCGCATGCGCGGAACCGGCGTGTGGGCGGACTTGCTGCGCCAGCGCTTCTACAAGGCCGCCGAACGGCTCGGCTTCCGCTACAACCGGTTTGAACTGGATACTTCGCGTTTTCGCCCGCCGGTGGCGGGCCCCCGCGGCAAGGACGATCCGCAGGGTTCGCTGTTCTGAGCCTTCAGAGCGGCTGCAGTGGCCTGCTGGTCGCCGATCATGCTGCTGGCGAGTTCCAGCGCGGCCTTCGCGCTCGATGGCGGCAGTCCCGAGGACAGCGCCAGCCTGACGGCGATCGCCGCCAGGCGTCCTTCCTCATAGCTTGGCATGTCGATTCCTGCTCCTTTGCGCTGCCGGGGCATAGCCTCGCCGCGCGTCACGCCTCCAGGATCGGACGGCTCTACCAGTATGGGCGAATTGGAGGAAAGAGAAACCGGCGATTGCGGCCGCCTTGATCGCGCACAAGCGATGCGCGAGACGGGGTGCCAGCGCGCAGCGCCTATTGCGACAGTTCGCGCGCGGCCTCGACCTGCGATTCGAAGAAGGTCTGGAAGCTGATGGCGAGCCCCGCCATCAGCAGGCCGGTGCCGATCAGCAGCGACAGGATCACCAGGATCACCACCGGCCAGCCCGAACGCGTGGGTTTGCCGTGCGGGTTGAAGCGGGCATCCCATTTGTCGTCGGGACGCAGCCCGTAGACGATGGCCGCCAGGAAGGCGCTGATGACAGAAATGCCGCCGGCCACGGCAAAGGTCCAGTTCAACGCCGGAGCGCCCGCGCCGGTGGCCATGGAGGCCACGCCGATGGCGCCGGCCAGCAGCGCCAGCAGGTGCGCCCATCCATAGACGTCGCGCAGGCCGCCCAGGTAAAAGCGGTGTGCGCCCAGGCTACCGAACAGGAAGGCCAGCGCCACGGTCAGCAGCTTCGATTTGCCGCGCGCGGACGGCGCGGCGAGCGGGGAGGCGTGACGGGCTGGCGTGGCTGCGGACATGGTCGGGAATAGGGTTTCAAGCCTGGGCATGCGGGCCGGCGGTGCGCCGGCGCAGCAGCGGCGGCACAAGGGTACCGGCCGGCCCACATTGTACGCCGGCAGTCCGTCACACGAAGGGGGGTGCGTCAAAAGGCGCGGCAAGCGGCACTAATGCCAGCCGCTGGCAAGCAGGCCGCGGATGAAGGCGGACGCGTGCTCGCTGATATGAGTTTCGCTGTACAGCACCAGGGTCAGGATGCCCATGAACAGAACAGACAGCGATAGCTGGCCCGCATGTTCGGCCAGGTCGCTAAGCAGGGGTGACATGACAAACCTCACAGAATTATTGTCATTCTGGAGGCTGCGCCCGGGCCGTCTTGGTCGGGTCCGGCAGGAGGTGTCGGGCAGAGGCAGGTCAGTTCGATTGCCGTCCGCACATGACGGCACGCTGTGAGCCCCGGACAGCGCCGGGCGGCAGCCTGTGCGCGCGCCCGGAATCGGGGTGCACACTTAAGTAGAGACAGGCCGGGTGGGGGCGGAGTTCCGCGGCGCAGCGCGGCGCGGCATTCAGCCGGCTACCGGCGGGCCAGGGCAGGGGACGGCGTCAGCGTCGATCAGCGGCCGTTGTCGCGACCGCGCGCCTGCCAGCCGGGGCCGATCTGGCCTTGTCGGGGCTCGTTGCGGACGTCAGTGGCCGGGTTGCGCTCCTGACCGCGGCCGCGATTGTCGTCGCGGGCATTGGCCAGCGCGGCGCGGCGGCCGCTGAGGCGGTCGTCGGCGCGGGCACGCGCCTCCATCCGGTCGATCTGCGCCTGCACGTGCTCACGGCTTTCGGCGCGCACGCTGGCCGTTTGCCAGCCATCGCCAGCCTGGACCCGGGCGGGCCGGCCGTCGGAACGGATTTGTTGCCAGAACGCGACCTGGGCATGGCTGGTGGCTACCGCGCCGACCAGGCCCGAGGCCACCAGGATGCCAGCCACCAGGTCGCGCAGGAGAGAGCGGGTGAGCATGCGGATTCCCAGGGTCCTGTCGCGCTGTGTTGCTGTTGGAAGATGGGTTCATGGTACGCATGGGGCATCGGGGCGCCTATGCCAATCCCGTTACCGGTGTAACGGATTGTTTCGCACGCACAGAGCCCCGCCAGGCGGGGCTTTCCGCCGGATTCAGGGCTGGTAGCGGATGCGGTAAATCGCCCCCGCATGGTCGTCGCTGACCAGCAGCGAACCGTCCGGCGCGACCAGCACGTCGGCCGGCCGTCCCCAGGCCTTGCCGCCGCGCAGCCAGCCTTGTGCGAACACTTCCTGGCGCACCGCCTTGCCGGTGCCGTCCAGCACCACGCGCACCACGCGGTAGCCCGAAGGCTCGCTGCGGTCCCAGCTGCCATGTTCGGCAATCAGGACATTGTTGCGGTAGTCCGGCGGGAATTGCGTGCCGGTGTAGAAGCGCATGCCCAGCGCGGCGACATGCGCGCCCAGGCGCGCCACCGGCGGCACGAATTCGGAGCACGGACGCTTGCCGCCATATTCCGGGTCGGCGACGTTGCCGGCATGGCAGTAGGGGTAGCCGAAGTGCTGGCCGGGCGCGGTGACACGGTTCAGTTCGTCGTCGGGGACGTCGTCGCCCATGCGGTCGCGGCCGTTGTCGGTGAACCACAGTTCGCGCGTGGCGGGGTGCCAGTCGAAGCCGACGGTGTTGCGCACCCCGCGGGCCACCACCTGCAGGCCGCTGCCGTCGGTCTTCATCCTGACGATGTTGGCATAGCGGGATTCATCAGGCTCGCACACGTTGCACGGGGCGCCGGTGGCGACGTACAGGTAGCCGTCAGGCCCGAAGCCGATGAATTTGCCGCCATGGTGCCCGTCCGACGGGAAGCGGTCGCTCACCACCCTCGGCGCGGGCGGCTGGTCCAGGCGGGCCTCGATCTGGTCCAGCCGCACGATCTTCGAGACCGAGGACGCGTACAGGCTGCCGTCATGGAAGGCGACGCCGAGCGGATTGCGCAGCCCGGTGGCCACGGTGCGCACCCGCGGGCGCGCGCCCAGCGCATCGCTGACCGCATAGACTTTGCCTTCGCTGCGCGATCCCACGAAGAGGGTGCCGGACGGGGACATGGCCATGGCGCGCGCGCCTGGCACGTCGTCGGTCAGCACTTCGACGCGGAAGCCGGGCGGCAGGCGCAACTGGTCCAGCGGCAGGGCGGCCAGCGCGGGCTGGCTCGCTGCGAGGACCATGGCGAGCCGCAGCGTGCGGGGTACCATGCCAAGCATGAAGTGCAGAGCGGGACGCATGACTGGCCTCCTGTCGCGGTTTTTGCCACGATGCCTGCGCCGCGTTCACGCGTCAACCGCCTAAGTGTTTGTTTGGCCTCGGGAATTGGGCTATACT
The window above is part of the Cupriavidus taiwanensis LMG 19424 genome. Proteins encoded here:
- a CDS encoding Lrp/AsnC ligand binding domain-containing protein; amino-acid sequence: MRTSRQPQRTLDRLDRKILTALQSDGRMSMKDLAEAVGLTITPCIERVKRLERDGVIMGYYARLNPALLGSALLVFVEISLGNKSGNMFEQFRREVLRIPEVLECHLVSGDFDYLIKARIREIGEYRRLLGDILLQLPGAAQSKSYVVMEEIKETLAISVEEKSQAA
- a CDS encoding PQQ-dependent sugar dehydrogenase; the encoded protein is MRPALHFMLGMVPRTLRLAMVLAASQPALAALPLDQLRLPPGFRVEVLTDDVPGARAMAMSPSGTLFVGSRSEGKVYAVSDALGARPRVRTVATGLRNPLGVAFHDGSLYASSVSKIVRLDQIEARLDQPPAPRVVSDRFPSDGHHGGKFIGFGPDGYLYVATGAPCNVCEPDESRYANIVRMKTDGSGLQVVARGVRNTVGFDWHPATRELWFTDNGRDRMGDDVPDDELNRVTAPGQHFGYPYCHAGNVADPEYGGKRPCSEFVPPVARLGAHVAALGMRFYTGTQFPPDYRNNVLIAEHGSWDRSEPSGYRVVRVVLDGTGKAVRQEVFAQGWLRGGKAWGRPADVLVAPDGSLLVSDDHAGAIYRIRYQP
- a CDS encoding acyl-CoA dehydrogenase, whose translation is MTYRAPIKDMLFVMNELAGLEAVSQLPGFEEATPETAEAVLDEAAKFNEQVVAPLNRAGDLDPSSWKDGVVTTTPGFKEAFRQFGEGGWQGVLHPQEFGGQGLPKLIATACNEMLNTANLSFALCPLLTDGAIEALLTAGSDAQKATFLPKLISGEWTGTMNLTEPQAGSDLAAVRTRAEPQGDGTYKVFGTKIFITYGEHDMAQNIVHLVLARTPDAPEGVKGISLFIVPKFLVNDDGSTGARNDVHCVSIEHKLGIKASPTAVLQFGDHGGAIGTLVGEENRGLEYMFIMMNSARFSVGMQGIAVSERAYQQAVAYARERVQSRPVDGSAREAVTIIHHPDVKRMLMTMRALTEGARAVAYVAAAASDAAHQHPDEAVRRQSQAFYEFMVPVVKGWSTELSIDVTSLGVQVHGGMGFIEETGAAQHYRDARILPIYEGTTAIQANDLVGRKTVRDGGAVARAICAQIAETEAALGRHGGAAFTAVQAQLARGRAALEAVVEFVVANAKSDPNAVFAGSVPYLKLCGIVFSGWQFGRAMLAADAKRADDPAFHEAKIATAHFFAEHILSQASGLRDAVVSGGAPVNALSAEQF
- a CDS encoding NINE protein, encoding MSAATPARHASPLAAPSARGKSKLLTVALAFLFGSLGAHRFYLGGLRDVYGWAHLLALLAGAIGVASMATGAGAPALNWTFAVAGGISVISAFLAAIVYGLRPDDKWDARFNPHGKPTRSGWPVVILVILSLLIGTGLLMAGLAISFQTFFESQVEAARELSQ
- a CDS encoding D-amino acid dehydrogenase, which produces MRVLVLGSGVIGVTSAWYLAKAGHEVTVVDREAGPALGTSFANAGQISPGYASPWAAPGVPLKAIKWMFQEHAPLSIRPDGTLFQLQWMWQMLLNCSAGRYAVNKERMVRLAEYSRDCIRALRAETGIAYEGRQQGTLQVFRTDEQLHGAAKDIAVLEQAGVPYQLLSREELAASEPALAAVRHKLAGGLRLPNDETGDCALFTQRLANMASTLGVRFLYNRSIDGLMSQGDAVTGAVVDGEPMSADLVVVALGSWSTQLVKPFLRGMSNLPVYPLKGFSITVPLTDASRGPVSTVLDETYKVALTRFDDRIRVGGMAQIVGYDRSLDPAKRRTLEHVVTDLFPGAGDVSQATFWTGLRPMTPDGTPIVGPTQVRGLWLNTGHGTLGWTMACGSGKLLSDLVSGKSPAIRADDLSVSRYLKPARHHLAPRPAAA
- a CDS encoding PA0069 family radical SAM protein produces the protein MERPPPKPKSPARPAASATRREADPDAQAPQAGARPPVARKGRGAVSNLQGRFERDQREAFDDGWGPAPEDIARAADAAPAGDDAPLPPLRTEVHVERARSVLTRNASPDVPFDVSLNPYRGCEHGCIYCFARPTHAYLDLSPGLDFETQLYAKTNAAERLRETLARPSYRCETIALGVNTDAYQPIEREQRITRRLLEVLHDCDHPVALITKSSLIERDIDLLAPMAAKRLAVAALTITTLDAGIARTLEPRAATPSRRLRTIRTLTDAGIPVGVSIAPVIPFITEPDLERVLEAAREAGAVYANYIVLRLPWEVRPLFEEWLQAHFPDRAERVMNRVRDMREGKAYDASFATRMRGTGVWADLLRQRFYKAAERLGFRYNRFELDTSRFRPPVAGPRGKDDPQGSLF